The genomic stretch CCACGGGCTGCGCGGCGTGCGAGACGTTCGGCCTTTTCCTGCTGCTTGATCTTGTCCCACTGCGCCTTGACCGCCTCCGGCGTATCGGTATCAGAGCGGGCAAAGACATGCGGGTGGCGGCGGATCATCTTATTCGTGATCGCCTCCACCACGTCGCCGAAGGAGAACAGGCCTTCCTCCTCGGCGATACGGGCATGGAAGACCACCTGCAGCAACAGATCCCCCAGTTCCTCGCAGAGATCATCCGGGTCCTTGCGCTCGATGGCGTCGGCCACCTCATAGGCCTCCTCGATCGTATAGGGTTTGATCGTCTCGAATGTCTGGACGATGTCCCAGGGGCAGCCGGTCTCAGGCTGGCGCAGTGCCGCCATGATCTCGAGCAGGCGATTGATGTCCTTGGAGGCTTCCATGATGGTCCTGTCTGATCGCTCAGTTGAGGGGAATGTCGTTTTCGCCCTTGGACGACTGGTATGCGTCCGACAGGCGGTCATATTCCGCCTTGATCCGGCTGACCTGCTCGAAAAGTACGGGGCGTTCGGCGTCGTCGGCGGAGGCCACCATTTCGATCATCGCATGGCTGAGCCAGAAGGCGTTCTGCCGCCGATAGCCACCGGGTTCAAGGCCAAAGACCTCCTTGAGGATCTTCAGGTCATGCGGGATGGCAAAGGCGTCGCGGCTGTCTTCGTGGCTGAAGAAATAGTAGAAATTGTCGAAACCGGCCCAGGTGATCGCCGACATGCACATGGTGCAGGGTTCGTGCGTCGAC from Peteryoungia desertarenae encodes the following:
- a CDS encoding deaminase yields the protein MTSPDLTRRLLDVIEHDILPLTAKGVAAGNKVFGAAILRKSDLSLVLAETNNELENPLWHGEVHTLKRFYERGERPNTKDLIFLSTHEPCTMCMSAITWAGFDNFYYFFSHEDSRDAFAIPHDLKILKEVFGLEPGGYRRQNAFWLSHAMIEMVASADDAERPVLFEQVSRIKAEYDRLSDAYQSSKGENDIPLN
- the mazG gene encoding nucleoside triphosphate pyrophosphohydrolase, producing MEASKDINRLLEIMAALRQPETGCPWDIVQTFETIKPYTIEEAYEVADAIERKDPDDLCEELGDLLLQVVFHARIAEEEGLFSFGDVVEAITNKMIRRHPHVFARSDTDTPEAVKAQWDKIKQQEKAERLARRAARGSAADPDTGYLGSVQRSFPALTEALKLQERAAKVGFDWSEAAPILDKIEEEIGELREALAENRPDKVKDELGDLIFALVNIGRHVGAEPEQALRGTNTKFRNRFSYIETSLQASGETLDGASLERMEELWQAAKTR